The Erigeron canadensis isolate Cc75 chromosome 4, C_canadensis_v1, whole genome shotgun sequence genome window below encodes:
- the LOC122597990 gene encoding uncharacterized protein LOC122597990 — MSTDGKRIATPSDDKVAAAAVGEEKQFKFEILKVSSAEFKNLTFQQKRYWVHAHFMFKAKCPAVEDAPVLIDLEEEEEEEEEVSKVPKNNDDNGESGPREASWKRMRKPDDWMMMDQGQIFEQSIELF; from the exons ATGTCAACTGACGGAAAACGCATTGCGACTCCTTCTGATGATAAAG TTGCAGCAGCAGCAGTAGGGGAAGAAAAACAGTTTAAATTCGAGATTTTAAAAGTGTCATCAGCTGAATTTAAAAATCTAACCTTTCAACAAAA ACGATATTGGGTACATGCACATTTCATGTTTAAAGCAAA GTGTCCAGCGGTTGAAGATGCCCCAGTGTTAATAgatttagaagaagaagaagaggaagaagaagaagtatcAAAAGTACCAAAG aacaatgatgataatggggAATCCGGACCAAGGGAGGCGTCTTGGAAAAGAATGAGGAAACCGGATGATTGGATGATGATGGACCAAGGGCAGATATTTGAACAATCTATTGAATTGTTCTGA
- the LOC122596506 gene encoding uncharacterized protein LOC122596506: MTSYDDEKKKPTYIKVHGKLKKLEEIHGVESPHLGSFYSGGYADVFCFKIEDSILEKALDFCQKRGLIKKQHHALDPNLLRDKLKDFDSTFRQNHLHDAIGLVEAASKLDINSLYDLFFEDAVLMIDQKTPQEIDDIFIVRYNGDDEVRRDMEFVMETAVPRWAWKEDRRTVVY; the protein is encoded by the exons ATGACGTCATACGATGATGAGAAGAAGAAGCCGACGTATATTAAGGTGCACGGGAAGCTGAAAAAGCTGGAAGAGATTCACGGCGTGGAGTCTCCCCATCTCGGTAGTTTCTACAGCGGTGGATATGCGGAcgtgttttgttttaaaatcgaAGACAGCATCCTTGAAAAGGCTCTGGACTTCTGTCAGAAACGTGGACTGATCAAGAAACAGCATCATGCCCTTGATCCAAATCTACTCCGAGACAAGTTGAAGGATTTCGATTCCACTTTTCGCCAAAATCATCTTCATGATGCTATTGGTCTTGTTGAg GCTGCTTCCAAGTTGGACATCAATAGCCTCTATGACCTCTTTTTTGAAGATGCCGTTCTCATGATCGATCAAAAGACTCCTCAAGAAATTGACGATATCTTCATCGTACGTTATAATGGTGATGATGAAGTGCGTAGGGATATGGAATTCGTCATGGAGACTGCAGTACCCCGTTGGGCTTGGAAAGAAGACCGCAGAACCGTTGTTTATTGA
- the LOC122598395 gene encoding nucleosome assembly protein 1;2-like isoform X2 encodes MSTDDKRIANKVEEEKKKKFDPRRELIKVSSADFKNLSYQDKRYWAHAHFMFMANSVSFKAIDDPDSDSEEGEDDDDDEEEEEEEKIEEEESKVPKKNDDEGSGPRGASWKKNK; translated from the exons atgtcaaCTGATGATAAACGAATAGCGAACAAAG tggaagaagaaaaaaagaagaagtttgATCCTAGAAGGGAGTTGATAAAAGTCTCATCTGCTGATTTTAAAAATCTATCCTACCAAGACAA ACGATATTGGGCACATGCACATTTCATGTTTATGGCAAA TTCTGTTTCGTTCAAAGCAATTGATGACCCAGACTCAGACTCTGAAGAAGGAgaagacgatgatgatgatgaagaagaagaagaagaagaaaaaatagaagaagaagaatcaaAAGTACCAAAG AAAAATGATGATGAGGGATCCGGACCAAGAGGAGCCTCTTGGAAAAAGAACAAGTGA
- the LOC122598395 gene encoding nucleosome assembly protein 1;2-like isoform X1, producing MSTDDKRIANKAVEEEKKKKFDPRRELIKVSSADFKNLSYQDKRYWAHAHFMFMANSVSFKAIDDPDSDSEEGEDDDDDEEEEEEEKIEEEESKVPKKNDDEGSGPRGASWKKNK from the exons atgtcaaCTGATGATAAACGAATAGCGAACAAAG CagtggaagaagaaaaaaagaagaagtttgATCCTAGAAGGGAGTTGATAAAAGTCTCATCTGCTGATTTTAAAAATCTATCCTACCAAGACAA ACGATATTGGGCACATGCACATTTCATGTTTATGGCAAA TTCTGTTTCGTTCAAAGCAATTGATGACCCAGACTCAGACTCTGAAGAAGGAgaagacgatgatgatgatgaagaagaagaagaagaagaaaaaatagaagaagaagaatcaaAAGTACCAAAG AAAAATGATGATGAGGGATCCGGACCAAGAGGAGCCTCTTGGAAAAAGAACAAGTGA